In Mongoliitalea daihaiensis, one DNA window encodes the following:
- a CDS encoding M1 family metallopeptidase — MKKHLLLAAMASAIFAMPSQAQRTEQNHAERFEQLGTVLRSPNVYRTASGAPGHMYWQQQANHEIEVELNDDNQSIKGWQKITYINNSPDELKYLWIQLDQNERDKDSNTPKIAESRINPRMNLRQLESILWHDMDLGLKISNVKNLAGQDIPVTIVKTMMRVDLPEPLKPGETTEFTMDWSFNIHDRMSFIGGRPGYEFFPKDGNYLYTMAEWFPRMAVYSDFEGWQHKEFVGRGEFALVFGDYKVKITVPADHMVGATGVLQNASEVLSSTEMQRWNQAQKTYDKPVVIRTQAEAERLEKQKAKDKKTWVFHAENVRDFAWTSSRKFIWDAMAVKQGGKDVMAMSYYGKEGNPLWEQYSTRVVAHTLQSYSARTFDYPYPVAISVEGSNGMEYPMICFNYGRPDEDGTYSDAVKYGMISVIIHEVGHNYFPMIVNSDERQWSWMDEGLNTFLQYLAEQEWDRNYPSRRGPAHKIAPYMASEKRLLEPIMTNSENIIQFGPNAYAKPATALNILRETVMGRELFDFAFKEYSQRWMFKHPTPDDFFRTMEDASGIDLDWFWRGWFFGTEAVDISIDQVRWFKLDNRTPAQKKADQQKDAEREAYHVGVERNMKDIPQTVLERDPATRDFYNSYNPFTVTPDDEKAYKDFMDRLSTKEKELLNSGMNFYEMTFRNEGGLVMPLIIQFNYTDGTSEIEHIPAQIWRLNETQVTKVFAKKKEVSHIVLDPLRETADIDESNNYWPRQFVPSRFEMFKGAGGARGVSSGDNPMKRARNRR, encoded by the coding sequence ATGAAGAAACATTTACTTCTAGCGGCTATGGCATCGGCTATTTTTGCAATGCCTTCTCAAGCCCAAAGAACTGAACAAAACCATGCAGAACGATTCGAACAGTTAGGGACTGTTCTTCGCTCTCCCAATGTCTACCGCACCGCATCCGGTGCTCCGGGGCATATGTACTGGCAGCAACAGGCTAATCATGAGATTGAGGTTGAACTCAATGACGATAATCAATCCATCAAAGGCTGGCAAAAAATCACCTACATCAACAATTCACCCGACGAATTGAAATACCTCTGGATTCAGTTGGACCAAAATGAGCGGGACAAAGATTCCAATACCCCTAAAATTGCTGAAAGCCGCATCAATCCACGCATGAACTTGCGTCAATTGGAAAGCATTCTGTGGCATGATATGGATTTAGGGCTTAAAATCAGCAACGTCAAAAACCTTGCAGGTCAAGATATCCCAGTTACCATTGTCAAAACGATGATGCGTGTGGATTTACCGGAGCCTCTAAAGCCAGGTGAAACTACAGAATTTACCATGGATTGGAGTTTTAATATCCATGATAGAATGAGCTTCATCGGTGGACGTCCAGGTTACGAGTTTTTCCCTAAAGATGGTAACTACCTCTACACCATGGCAGAATGGTTCCCAAGAATGGCTGTTTACTCCGATTTTGAAGGTTGGCAGCATAAGGAATTTGTTGGCAGAGGAGAATTTGCCTTGGTTTTTGGAGATTATAAAGTAAAAATCACCGTTCCTGCGGACCACATGGTAGGTGCCACGGGTGTTCTCCAAAATGCATCAGAGGTTTTGTCCTCCACAGAAATGCAGCGTTGGAATCAGGCACAAAAAACCTACGACAAACCCGTCGTCATCCGTACCCAAGCGGAGGCAGAACGTTTGGAAAAGCAAAAAGCAAAAGACAAAAAAACATGGGTTTTCCACGCTGAAAATGTCCGTGATTTTGCTTGGACTTCCTCTAGAAAATTCATCTGGGATGCCATGGCTGTGAAACAAGGCGGAAAAGACGTAATGGCCATGTCTTACTATGGTAAAGAAGGCAATCCATTATGGGAGCAATATTCTACTCGTGTAGTCGCACATACACTCCAATCTTACTCTGCTCGTACCTTTGATTATCCCTATCCAGTGGCCATCTCTGTAGAAGGGTCCAATGGTATGGAGTACCCGATGATTTGCTTCAACTATGGAAGACCGGACGAAGATGGCACCTACTCAGATGCGGTAAAGTATGGGATGATATCAGTTATTATTCACGAAGTAGGGCACAATTATTTCCCGATGATTGTCAACTCTGACGAAAGACAGTGGTCTTGGATGGATGAGGGTTTAAATACCTTTTTGCAATATTTAGCAGAGCAGGAGTGGGACAGAAACTATCCTTCCCGAAGAGGACCAGCACACAAAATTGCCCCTTACATGGCTTCGGAAAAAAGATTGTTGGAACCTATCATGACCAACTCTGAAAACATCATCCAATTTGGACCCAATGCTTATGCAAAACCTGCTACTGCGTTGAATATTCTACGAGAAACTGTTATGGGCAGAGAGTTATTTGACTTTGCTTTCAAAGAGTACTCACAGCGTTGGATGTTTAAGCACCCTACTCCAGATGATTTCTTCCGAACCATGGAAGACGCCTCTGGTATTGACTTGGATTGGTTTTGGAGAGGTTGGTTCTTTGGAACAGAAGCTGTCGATATTTCCATTGACCAAGTTCGTTGGTTTAAATTGGATAACCGCACACCTGCTCAAAAGAAAGCGGACCAGCAAAAAGATGCCGAACGTGAGGCGTATCATGTGGGTGTGGAGCGAAATATGAAAGATATTCCGCAAACAGTGTTAGAAAGAGACCCTGCTACGCGGGATTTCTATAACAGTTATAACCCGTTCACAGTAACACCAGATGATGAGAAAGCATACAAAGACTTTATGGATCGCCTCAGCACGAAAGAAAAAGAATTGCTCAATTCTGGGATGAACTTCTATGAGATGACATTCCGAAATGAAGGAGGCTTGGTGATGCCATTGATTATTCAATTCAACTACACCGATGGTACTTCAGAAATTGAGCACATTCCTGCACAAATCTGGAGATTGAATGAAACGCAGGTAACTAAGGTTTTTGCAAAGAAAAAAGAAGTCAGCCATATCGTGTTAGATCCTTTGCGTGAAACTGCCGATATCGATGAAAGTAACAATTATTGGCCAAGACAATTTGTACCAAGCAGATTTGAAATGTTCAAAGGTGCAGGTGGTGCAAGAGGTGTGTCCTCCGGAGACAACCCCATGAAACGCGCACGTAATAGAAGATAA
- a CDS encoding TonB-dependent receptor: protein MRQLVMLFFISFLFPWRVIGQEITEASGTSAIAFDKVYLHTDRPHYFLKDTIWIKAYAWSAVAGEGLRPSTSQTLYLALKNQQTGESLVQTAVLLDEGMGSAQIALADVPVGDYVLLAQSESMRAWESDYTFQRPIRVSEVGAVSLVRGSTASKQTIPLPYQNGLRIGLTSSEGNYQLIIDRTKEQAESVFQLIGLQHGKPMYEQILSLQEGKNVHSLDSEMFLPGLADFALVNEQGDIVAERPVYFHPQAIPTLKISTDRENYRPRERVQVLLHILDEFGEGLEADFSVTVVDSKQVSWPDDMSTIVTEMELGSTLNVPYIFSPHVFEKDLDNATKEINNLIASSQSLTALSRYTAQEGGTFVEYSGIKLSGVVKEKDGKFFEKGTNLDFLIFPNQGSPIMASSMVGDDGRFLVEDVMFQGNAAVLTSRSGKEGKKNFSEFLEATQVTFEPISLPAPNLLTHYKAVKEVNSLDDIRRYSVIRNSRMEERVIDLDTLTIERQSMTFGFTDRTSLYLNQPDIRLEIPEKGFENLNFFQYIRGRVPGLNMVGDVNDIGNPPLLFFRNSQFTNRNPGNNPGALFLIDGVVANRFMVAPLMMRDIEQVDILNSVASQTAVGIQTKGAGVINILTRRASPMNSFSKENVALARGYQESVRFPINQEGSLEKDIFKANWNATVFWNPYLETDFEGIGNFEFVLNDLQSELKIIVEGMSKTGQPIFGSYTIQVKE from the coding sequence ATGAGACAATTGGTAATGCTTTTTTTTATTTCATTCCTTTTTCCATGGAGGGTAATAGGACAAGAAATTACGGAAGCATCAGGAACATCAGCGATTGCTTTTGATAAAGTTTATCTTCATACCGACAGGCCCCACTACTTTTTAAAAGATACTATTTGGATTAAGGCTTATGCTTGGTCGGCGGTTGCTGGTGAAGGATTGCGACCTTCAACTAGTCAAACATTGTACCTAGCGCTTAAGAATCAACAGACTGGCGAGTCCTTAGTTCAAACGGCTGTATTATTGGATGAGGGTATGGGTTCTGCCCAGATAGCCTTGGCGGACGTTCCGGTGGGGGATTATGTTTTGCTGGCGCAAAGTGAGTCCATGCGTGCATGGGAATCGGACTATACGTTTCAACGTCCCATTCGAGTATCAGAAGTGGGAGCTGTCAGCCTAGTCCGGGGATCCACTGCCTCCAAACAGACTATTCCCTTACCTTATCAAAATGGTTTGAGGATCGGTCTGACTTCTTCTGAGGGAAATTATCAGCTAATCATTGATCGGACCAAAGAACAAGCGGAAAGCGTCTTTCAGTTGATAGGCTTGCAGCATGGGAAACCTATGTACGAGCAAATTTTATCCTTACAGGAGGGAAAAAACGTCCATAGCTTGGACTCAGAAATGTTCTTACCCGGATTAGCAGATTTTGCATTAGTCAATGAACAGGGAGACATTGTTGCGGAAAGACCAGTTTATTTTCATCCCCAAGCGATTCCAACCTTGAAGATTTCCACAGATAGGGAAAACTATCGTCCACGTGAACGTGTGCAGGTATTGTTACACATACTAGATGAATTCGGTGAAGGATTGGAGGCTGATTTTTCAGTTACTGTGGTGGATTCCAAACAAGTGAGTTGGCCAGATGATATGAGCACAATCGTTACAGAGATGGAGCTTGGATCAACCCTCAATGTACCGTACATTTTTTCTCCACACGTATTTGAAAAAGATCTAGATAATGCTACCAAAGAAATAAATAATCTAATTGCTTCTAGTCAAAGTTTGACAGCCTTGTCGAGGTATACAGCTCAAGAAGGGGGAACATTTGTAGAATATTCCGGTATCAAGCTCAGCGGTGTAGTCAAAGAAAAAGATGGGAAATTTTTTGAAAAAGGGACAAATTTGGATTTTCTTATTTTTCCCAATCAGGGCAGTCCTATTATGGCCTCATCAATGGTAGGTGATGACGGAAGGTTTTTGGTAGAGGATGTCATGTTTCAAGGAAATGCAGCGGTGCTAACTAGTCGGTCAGGAAAAGAGGGTAAGAAGAATTTTTCTGAATTTTTAGAAGCAACGCAGGTCACTTTCGAACCTATATCTTTACCTGCTCCCAACTTACTTACTCACTACAAAGCGGTGAAAGAGGTGAATAGTTTGGATGATATCCGTCGGTATTCGGTTATTCGGAATTCCCGGATGGAGGAGCGCGTGATTGATTTGGATACGCTGACCATTGAAAGACAATCTATGACCTTTGGGTTTACAGATCGCACATCACTTTATCTAAATCAACCCGATATTCGGTTAGAAATACCTGAGAAAGGATTTGAAAATCTTAATTTCTTCCAATATATCAGAGGAAGAGTTCCTGGATTGAACATGGTCGGAGATGTGAATGATATAGGGAACCCTCCGCTCTTATTTTTTAGAAACTCACAGTTTACCAATAGAAACCCAGGAAATAATCCGGGGGCCCTTTTTTTAATTGATGGAGTTGTGGCGAATAGATTTATGGTTGCTCCCTTAATGATGAGAGATATTGAGCAAGTAGATATTTTAAATTCTGTCGCCAGTCAAACAGCGGTGGGCATTCAAACAAAAGGTGCAGGGGTGATCAATATTTTGACCAGGAGAGCTAGTCCAATGAATAGCTTCAGCAAAGAAAATGTGGCACTTGCCAGGGGTTATCAAGAATCAGTCAGATTCCCAATCAATCAAGAAGGGAGCCTTGAAAAAGATATTTTCAAGGCCAATTGGAATGCAACAGTTTTTTGGAATCCCTATTTAGAAACGGATTTCGAAGGGATAGGAAACTTCGAATTTGTATTAAATGATTTACAGTCTGAATTGAAGATCATCGTTGAAGGAATGAGTAAAACGGGTCAACCAATTTTTGGGAGTTATACTATTCAAGTAAAGGAATGA
- a CDS encoding 3-hydroxyanthranilate 3,4-dioxygenase has product MPIAKPINFHQWIEDNRHLLKPPIGNQVMYKGNDDFIVMVVGGPNSRKDFHYNEGEEFFYQVEGNITLKIVEDEQVRDIEIKAGEMFLLPARTPHSPRRPANTIGLVMERYRKPGEKDGFIWHCENCGNKLYEEYQEITDIVSQLPPIMERFWSNPANTRCGKCGTVMKR; this is encoded by the coding sequence ATGCCAATCGCTAAACCTATCAACTTTCATCAATGGATTGAAGACAACCGCCATTTATTGAAGCCACCTATTGGGAATCAGGTCATGTATAAAGGCAACGATGATTTCATTGTGATGGTCGTAGGAGGCCCCAATTCAAGGAAAGACTTCCATTACAATGAAGGGGAAGAGTTTTTTTACCAAGTGGAAGGGAATATTACCCTCAAAATCGTGGAAGACGAACAGGTCCGTGATATTGAAATCAAGGCAGGAGAGATGTTTTTGTTACCTGCACGAACTCCTCATTCTCCACGCCGTCCAGCGAATACCATCGGGTTGGTCATGGAGCGCTACCGAAAACCCGGTGAAAAAGATGGTTTTATTTGGCATTGTGAAAACTGCGGAAATAAACTCTACGAAGAATACCAGGAAATCACGGATATCGTATCTCAACTTCCCCCCATCATGGAGCGCTTCTGGTCCAATCCAGCAAATACGAGGTGTGGAAAATGCGGGACGGTGATGAAGAGATGA
- a CDS encoding HupE/UreJ family protein: MNQFQLYFQLGIQHILDLDGFDHILFVIALCAIYLGRDWKKIIILVTAFTVGHSITLALATLNVLKVNADLIEFLIPVTIAITALSNIFKPKPSNGRGVQLNYFFALIFGLIHGLGFSNYLRSLLGKEASIFQPLLAFNLGLEVGQLVIVGLFLLSSMILVGVIGINRKDWTLVISSVVLGMAIMMILETKFW; the protein is encoded by the coding sequence ATGAATCAATTTCAGTTATATTTTCAATTAGGAATCCAACATATTTTGGACTTGGATGGCTTTGACCATATCCTATTTGTAATCGCTCTCTGTGCAATTTACCTTGGAAGAGATTGGAAAAAAATCATCATTTTAGTGACTGCATTTACCGTTGGTCACTCCATTACCTTAGCTTTGGCTACTTTGAATGTACTAAAGGTAAATGCTGATCTGATCGAATTTTTGATCCCAGTAACCATCGCAATTACAGCTCTCAGCAACATATTCAAACCCAAGCCCAGCAATGGCAGAGGTGTACAATTGAATTACTTCTTTGCGCTGATTTTTGGCTTAATTCATGGATTAGGATTTAGTAATTATTTACGCTCTTTGCTAGGAAAAGAAGCCTCCATTTTCCAACCGCTATTGGCATTTAACCTTGGTTTGGAAGTGGGCCAATTAGTCATAGTTGGGCTTTTTTTATTGAGCTCCATGATTTTGGTGGGAGTGATTGGTATTAATCGCAAGGATTGGACTTTGGTAATTTCTTCCGTTGTGTTGGGGATGGCCATCATGATGATTCTGGAAACAAAATTCTGGTAA
- the prmC gene encoding peptide chain release factor N(5)-glutamine methyltransferase translates to MSIRELYQRYTNQLSTIYSSHEAGELSLWLMEHFLGIRRIDLLQNKKIGEIPLGMKQALEALMRQEPIQYILGKAPFYGREFRVSPAVLIPRNETEELVHLIIKENTIPNPSILDIGTGSGCIPISLALEIPEARVAALDISEEALEVAKENAKDLRANIDFYQTDILKDAIPVDNLDIIVSNPPYVKYSEKELMQPNVLEHEPHLALFVYDEDPLIFYREIAIKAKISLKTGGKLYLEINEGLGKETANLLATIGYQQVQIHQDLNGKDRMISATSNRNE, encoded by the coding sequence ATGAGTATTCGTGAACTTTATCAACGGTACACAAATCAATTGTCCACTATTTATTCATCCCATGAAGCAGGAGAATTAAGCCTGTGGTTGATGGAGCATTTTTTGGGTATCAGGCGTATAGACCTGCTCCAAAATAAGAAAATAGGGGAAATTCCTCTTGGGATGAAACAAGCACTAGAAGCACTGATGAGACAAGAACCTATTCAGTACATTTTGGGAAAAGCACCCTTTTACGGGCGAGAGTTTCGTGTCAGCCCTGCTGTGTTAATCCCTCGCAATGAAACAGAGGAACTCGTTCATTTGATTATCAAAGAGAATACCATTCCAAATCCAAGCATATTAGACATAGGAACCGGTTCAGGTTGTATTCCCATTTCTTTAGCCTTGGAAATTCCGGAAGCAAGAGTAGCTGCTTTGGATATTTCAGAAGAAGCACTTGAGGTAGCTAAGGAAAATGCAAAAGACCTTCGAGCAAACATAGATTTCTATCAAACTGATATTTTAAAGGATGCAATCCCTGTGGATAATTTAGATATCATCGTCAGCAATCCACCGTATGTCAAGTACTCAGAAAAAGAGTTGATGCAGCCCAATGTCTTGGAACATGAACCTCATTTAGCTCTATTCGTATACGATGAAGACCCACTCATTTTTTACCGAGAGATTGCCATCAAAGCAAAAATTTCCTTAAAAACTGGAGGAAAACTTTACCTTGAGATCAATGAAGGATTAGGAAAAGAAACAGCGAACTTACTTGCTACTATAGGTTATCAACAGGTACAAATCCATCAAGATTTGAATGGTAAAGATAGAATGATATCGGCCACATCCAACAGAAATGAATAA
- a CDS encoding dipeptidase: MNHPIIDLHCDMLSYLANVPHANPANSSDIACAIPLLKEGNVRMQVCAIYTDVRKGSMDLGIKQAFKYREMQMFFAKDLQRADVDFIQNFTSQEKIGTVVAIENAAGLADEFVPLSKAFETLDYILKLTGRIAYISLTHHTENRFGGGNYTEGVGLKEDGKRLLDYIAGKTIAIDLSHTSDLLAEGILTYIDAQGLDIPVIASHSNIRSIWNHKRNLTDEFIKEIIHRKGLIGINFLRAFLDTDNPDRVYEHLVYGFQNGAEEQMAFGADFFYTKDWPYQMRLPFYFPNVENASKYPAILERLKADLSTEQLEKLAYGNAQRFFSNLWK; the protein is encoded by the coding sequence ATGAACCATCCCATTATTGACTTGCATTGTGATATGTTGTCCTACTTGGCCAATGTGCCGCATGCAAACCCGGCCAACTCCTCGGATATTGCCTGTGCCATTCCTTTATTGAAGGAAGGAAATGTTCGGATGCAAGTATGTGCTATCTATACCGATGTTCGAAAAGGCAGCATGGATTTGGGAATCAAACAGGCTTTCAAATACCGAGAGATGCAGATGTTCTTTGCCAAAGACTTGCAGCGGGCTGATGTGGATTTTATTCAAAACTTTACCAGTCAAGAAAAAATTGGGACAGTAGTTGCCATTGAAAATGCCGCAGGCTTGGCAGATGAGTTTGTACCACTTTCTAAGGCCTTTGAGACCTTGGACTATATCTTGAAGTTAACAGGAAGAATAGCCTATATTAGTTTGACACACCATACAGAAAATCGCTTTGGTGGAGGAAATTATACAGAGGGGGTTGGCTTGAAAGAAGATGGAAAGCGATTACTCGATTATATTGCGGGCAAAACAATTGCGATCGATTTATCCCATACATCTGACTTATTAGCAGAGGGAATTTTAACCTACATCGATGCGCAAGGATTAGACATTCCTGTGATTGCTTCTCATTCCAACATTCGATCAATATGGAATCATAAACGGAATTTAACAGATGAATTCATAAAGGAAATTATCCACAGAAAAGGCTTGATTGGGATTAACTTTTTGAGAGCCTTCTTGGATACTGACAATCCTGATAGAGTTTATGAACATTTGGTTTATGGTTTTCAAAATGGTGCAGAGGAGCAAATGGCTTTTGGTGCAGATTTTTTCTACACCAAGGATTGGCCGTATCAGATGCGATTACCTTTTTATTTCCCGAATGTGGAGAACGCAAGTAAATATCCAGCTATTTTGGAGCGACTGAAAGCTGACTTATCCACAGAACAGTTGGAGAAACTTGCTTATGGGAATGCTCAGCGATTTTTTAGTAATTTGTGGAAATAA
- a CDS encoding thiamine pyrophosphokinase — MSSHHFVKEQQEPALLILSTEGLSFEQVAPLLEWVPTVLVAQSEVDQVISWGIKIDLILAEMSYQQANFHLLEEQYPVKFVGVSQQDFLQEGLQYLIATKHGAVNIIGYPHSEVEYLLPFMEFLDIVIWDAPLRYFPIKSGQFKKWFSEGTQIQLHAPEGTFIEVKSPDSNELISIKHATIMELPEGSTAFKSNGLFWVGEFV; from the coding sequence ATGTCCTCTCATCATTTTGTCAAAGAACAACAAGAGCCTGCTTTGCTCATCCTTTCCACGGAAGGTCTGAGCTTTGAACAAGTAGCTCCTTTGTTGGAATGGGTACCTACGGTATTGGTTGCCCAATCAGAAGTTGACCAAGTCATTTCCTGGGGGATAAAAATTGATTTAATTCTTGCAGAGATGAGTTATCAACAAGCCAATTTCCACTTGTTGGAAGAGCAATATCCAGTAAAATTTGTTGGAGTCAGTCAGCAGGATTTTCTTCAGGAAGGTCTACAATATCTGATAGCAACCAAACACGGGGCTGTGAATATCATTGGTTATCCACATTCGGAGGTGGAGTATTTACTACCATTCATGGAGTTTTTGGATATCGTGATTTGGGATGCACCCTTGCGTTATTTCCCTATCAAATCTGGCCAATTCAAAAAATGGTTTTCAGAAGGTACTCAAATACAATTACATGCACCCGAAGGAACATTTATTGAAGTGAAAAGTCCCGACTCGAACGAATTAATTTCTATCAAGCATGCCACCATAATGGAATTACCTGAAGGCAGTACAGCATTTAAATCTAATGGCTTGTTTTGGGTTGGTGAGTTTGTTTGA
- a CDS encoding DUF6702 family protein produces MPLNLIFVLFISFKIALHPFYISLTEIRYNEQTKSLEIAQKIFWDDLEVALGELNQTKINFLKPENQEHLDQMIEAYLLKHNQIIVNNQKVKLAYLGYEVEEDAAWFYLEAPRINSPKRVEIQSDILIEQFPGQQNIINFFVGNKPKSLILQKGKERGTLSF; encoded by the coding sequence ATGCCACTAAATTTGATTTTCGTTCTCTTTATTTCCTTCAAGATTGCATTGCATCCCTTCTATATCAGCTTGACTGAAATACGGTACAATGAACAAACTAAGTCCTTGGAAATCGCTCAAAAGATTTTTTGGGATGATTTGGAAGTAGCTCTTGGCGAATTGAATCAAACGAAGATTAACTTCTTGAAGCCTGAAAATCAGGAGCATTTGGACCAAATGATCGAGGCTTATTTGCTGAAGCATAATCAAATCATTGTCAACAATCAAAAAGTAAAGTTGGCGTATTTGGGTTATGAAGTGGAGGAAGATGCGGCTTGGTTTTACCTAGAGGCTCCACGGATCAATTCCCCAAAAAGAGTAGAAATTCAATCCGATATTTTGATCGAGCAATTTCCTGGACAGCAGAATATCATCAACTTCTTTGTTGGCAACAAACCAAAAAGCTTGATTTTGCAAAAAGGGAAAGAACGGGGGACACTTAGTTTCTAA
- a CDS encoding carboxypeptidase-like regulatory domain-containing protein, which translates to MKRLIIFLFWITLGYSATCAQGLVRGLVLDHDTQEPLPFATVFLSNTTFGQVTDKDGKFSIASVPAGEYEIIVSFMGYQTFQQLIEIKNDIPLQLELRVKPTVVDLQEKLVEEKRDKSWYKNLKIFEQYFLGTSMNAKKSVILNPNVLIMDDQQKPGYLLVSAKEPIMIENPNLGYQISFVLKSFECNPKEERWSYYGYPYFEELEVPVRRKSRISKNRDRAYYGSLTHFLQAVYQDSLEKEGFEVYLVNRIKGEDQLYQEVVSDVQVNPMDMVLRDEEGNTFFHYRKPIFVRYNHETEEIAFSMRYNQDRAPIQTSKFILLVHRIRLESDGRYFPASGIYTEGYMAWERVADLMPYGYTASMQRENNSTEKGLGN; encoded by the coding sequence ATGAAACGACTGATCATTTTTCTTTTTTGGATTACATTGGGCTATTCGGCAACTTGTGCACAAGGTTTGGTAAGAGGACTTGTTTTGGACCATGATACGCAAGAACCATTACCATTTGCTACTGTCTTTTTATCCAATACCACCTTTGGACAAGTTACCGACAAGGATGGGAAATTCAGTATTGCCTCTGTGCCTGCTGGCGAATACGAGATCATTGTAAGTTTCATGGGTTATCAAACCTTCCAGCAATTGATTGAGATAAAAAATGACATACCCTTGCAGCTCGAACTTCGTGTAAAACCCACGGTGGTGGATCTGCAGGAAAAGCTAGTTGAGGAGAAAAGAGACAAATCCTGGTACAAGAATTTGAAGATTTTTGAACAGTATTTTTTGGGCACGAGTATGAATGCAAAAAAGAGTGTGATTCTTAATCCCAACGTACTGATTATGGATGATCAGCAAAAACCAGGCTACCTGTTGGTCTCTGCAAAAGAACCGATCATGATTGAAAATCCAAACCTCGGATATCAGATTAGCTTTGTACTAAAATCCTTTGAGTGCAATCCAAAAGAGGAGCGTTGGAGCTACTACGGCTATCCTTATTTTGAAGAATTGGAAGTTCCCGTCCGGAGAAAGAGCCGTATTTCCAAAAATCGAGACAGGGCATACTATGGCAGTTTGACTCATTTTTTGCAAGCGGTCTACCAGGATAGCCTTGAGAAGGAAGGCTTCGAAGTGTACTTGGTCAATCGGATAAAAGGAGAAGATCAGCTCTATCAAGAAGTGGTGTCAGATGTACAAGTAAATCCCATGGATATGGTACTCCGAGATGAAGAAGGAAACACATTCTTCCATTACAGAAAACCCATTTTTGTGCGATACAATCATGAAACAGAAGAGATCGCTTTCAGTATGCGCTACAATCAGGATAGGGCTCCCATACAAACCAGCAAGTTTATCTTGTTGGTGCACAGGATTCGATTGGAGTCGGATGGAAGATATTTCCCTGCTTCTGGAATTTATACGGAAGGATACATGGCTTGGGAGCGGGTTGCTGATTTAATGCCATACGGCTATACAGCATCCATGCAACGGGAGAACAATAGCACAGAAAAAGGCCTTGGAAATTGA
- a CDS encoding magnesium citrate secondary transporter, translated as MTVVKNPFFWIPVLLFVGNQLIERVLGVFIPYVHAYLDDLLAMPVILGITLQVYRWIHPQKDAFVLTPMQTFVGFAYIAFIFEWFLPRFSNTYTADLLDVLCYGIGTLAFYHFINKAANT; from the coding sequence ATGACAGTAGTTAAAAATCCATTTTTCTGGATACCAGTCTTGCTATTCGTTGGCAATCAACTCATCGAACGGGTCTTAGGTGTATTTATCCCCTATGTACATGCCTACTTGGATGATTTGCTAGCCATGCCAGTTATCTTAGGCATAACTCTTCAGGTGTATCGGTGGATTCATCCACAAAAAGATGCTTTTGTATTGACACCCATGCAAACTTTTGTAGGCTTTGCTTACATAGCATTTATCTTTGAGTGGTTTTTACCTCGGTTTTCCAACACCTACACGGCTGACCTTTTGGATGTGTTGTGTTATGGTATTGGAACGCTTGCATTTTATCATTTCATCAACAAAGCAGCCAACACATGA